The DNA region CGTCGCGGAGGGCCCGCCGAGTGCGGGCGCCGATGTCCTCCGTGCCCTCAGCGGCTGCGTCGAAAGCGACCGGAATGCCGATTTCCGTCTTGTAGAGGTCGGCGATGTCGAGGACGAAGGACAACTCGTGGCCGGAATGGACGAAGCCGAGCCCAGGGGCGCAGCCAAGTGCCGCCACCACCGCATGGGCGATTCCATACATGCACTGCGCTGCGGCGGTGACCGCCTGGTTGGGGGCATCGCCGGACGCGAAATCGCCCGGTGTGTAGTGGCGACCGTGCCAGGGGACGCCCGTTCGGGCCGACTCACGGCGGTAGCACGCCTTGACACGCGTACCCTCACGTCCGAGGAGTTCATGGCGGGTGAGGCCGGACGGGTCTTCGTCGGGGAAGCGCAGACGGTACATGGCGCGGGCCACCGACAGTCGGGTCCGGCGGTTCGCCCAGGCCGTGGCCTGGGCCTCGACCAGGGTCGATGACCGGGTCAGGGCCCGACCGCCGGCGTAATAGCGGACGCCTTCCTCCCCCACCCACACGACACCGGCACCGCACTCGCCCAGGACGCTCATCGCCTGGTGGGTGATGCGTGTTCCGGGCCCGAGGAGAAGCGTCCCGATGGTGGCGGACGGGATGTGGGTGGTCCCCTCGGCGTCCTCAGCCGTGATGGCGTGCGCGTCGCGGTGCACCACGCACCGCTCCAGATAGACGAAGGACAGGCGTTCCCCTAC from Streptomyces sp. NBC_01754 includes:
- the cas1e gene encoding type I-E CRISPR-associated endonuclease Cas1e, producing the protein MSAPSLGARAFSSPRELTRVGERLSFVYLERCVVHRDAHAITAEDAEGTTHIPSATIGTLLLGPGTRITHQAMSVLGECGAGVVWVGEEGVRYYAGGRALTRSSTLVEAQATAWANRRTRLSVARAMYRLRFPDEDPSGLTRHELLGREGTRVKACYRRESARTGVPWHGRHYTPGDFASGDAPNQAVTAAAQCMYGIAHAVVAALGCAPGLGFVHSGHELSFVLDIADLYKTEIGIPVAFDAAAEGTEDIGARTRRALRDAVNRTGLLDRCVSDIKGLLGADGVERTTCEGDKVTLQSDRGVEVDSGRNYDVEGQTW